GTCAACCACTCGACCGTCACCCCCAGTTGCGCCGCCAGCGCCGGGTTAGGCCGGTAGCGACCGGCGCGGTAGTCTGCAGCCGTAATGGTTGTGTACGGCGCGACAAAATCCCCATCTTTGGTCAGATGCGCGCCGGGGAAAAACACCTGATGGGGTAGGTGGCTGTCAAGCGTACAGGTAATCTCCGAAATGACGCCTAGGCGCCGGTAAATGAACTCCACCACGCGCCGCAGCGCATCCGTCCCGCCAGTTCCCGACCGGCCGGCAACGTAGAGCGCCCCCGACGGAAAGCAAAAGTCCACCTGCATATCAATGACGAGCAGGTGCGCACGGCGGGTGTCCGCAGCCGCCGGCGGCAATCGGTGGGTTTCGCGCCACCGGTCGGCGGCGGCGAAGAGCGCGTCCGGCCCGGCACCAAGGTAGTCAGCCTGCAGGGTCTGGAAGGCGCTGTAATGGGGCGGAAGCGGTAAGTCCGGCGCAACAGACATATGGGACGACGACCCCCGACAGCAAGCAAGTATGGCACGACGACCTAACGTGCTAGGTGGGACTTTGGGTGGCGACGCCCTGTGCGTCAAGCGGATTGGACGGTCTAGGACAAGGCGGGTTACTATAGCGGCCGGCTCGGTGGTTTTCATAACCAATGATCCGGATGTCATGCTCGCGCTGCTTCGCTCGCTGTTGTGTTTTCTTGCGCTGTGGCCGGCTCTTGCGTTGCCGGCGTTCGCACAGGCTGCCACGTGGTCAAATGCGCTGCGCTTCCAGCGTTTTGAGCGCAATCAGGAGCTTTCCAACCTAGCCGTCCGGTGCATCGTGCAGGACAAACATGGCTTTCTCTGGATTGGCACGGAAGACGGCCTCAACCGCTACGACGGGCGGCGCATTTTCTCGTACCGCCACAACCCCGATGACCCGCACAGCCTTCCCTCCAACATGGTGATTGGCCTGTGCGCCGCCCGCGACGGCGCGCTCTGGATTCTGCCTAGCAGCGGGGAGTTGTGCCGCTATGATCCAACCACAGACCGCTTCATTCGCGCCTCGCTGCCCAAGCTGGAAAGCAAGAGACGGCGGTACACCAGCGCGCTTTACGAAGACGCACAGGGCAATTTGTGGATTGGCGGCGACGGTTATCTCATCCGCTACCGTCTGAAGTCCGAGCAAGCCAAGCTGTTTCCGCTGCCGAACGTGGAACGGCCGGGGCTGCCGCCGCTGACTTACCAGTACGTGCAGAGCCTCACCGCGTCGCCGGATGGTCGCGTATGGCTGACGTTCGCCGACCGGCTCTGGCGCTTCGACCAACAAACGGAGCGGTTTGTCCAACTGCTGTCGGACGAAGACCGACAGCAGTATGCCGTCGCTTACCATCCAAACGGGCGGCTGTACATCAGCACAGGGAAGGTTGGGTCGGATGATTGGGGCTTGACGGAGTATGACGCGCAGGACGAACGGGTGATCACTTTCCACCGATTCAATCTACCGCCGGGCGGTTCGCGATACGTTTCCAACCTGACCGCCGACGGCGACTTTCTCTGGGCAGGCGTCGTCGGCTACGGCGTCGTCCGCTTTGATGTCCGGTCTAACGCCTGCCAACTCGCTCCTTATGCGCCGACCAATCTACGCAGCCCGGTTGGCGACCTGCCGTTGGTCGTTTACCGCGATCGGTCGGGCGTCATCTGGGTCGGCGACGGACGGTTCGGACTGTCCAAGCTCACGCCCTACGCCGCCTATTTTAAAACCTATCGCACCGACCCGGAGCGTCCCAACACGTTGAGCGACGGGTACATCCGTGGGATGTGCGAAGACAAGGAAGGCGACTGGTGGGTCGGCACGTACGGCGGACTCAACCACTTGAGCCGCACACAGCGCACAATTCGCGCCTACCAGCATCGTCCGGGTGACGCGCAATCGCTGGCGCACGACAAAGTCTGGGCGGTGCTGGAAGACCGAGCAGGACAGCTCTGGGTCGGGACAGACGCCGGATTGCAAACCTTCGACCGTCGGACTGAGCGGTTTCGTCCGTTTCCGATGCCGCCGAACGAAAACAGCCGCCCGCAGGCAATCCGGGTCATCTACGAAGACCGCGACGGCGCGCTACTCGTTGGCTCCGAGAGCGGGTTGTTCACCATCTCGCCCGACCGCCGCAGCGTCAAGCCGACGTTGGAGGGCGTGGCGCTGCCGTCGCCCTTTGACAAGGAAGCGTTGGCGGTTGAGGCGCTGGAGCGCACACCTGACGGCGCATTGTGGATTGGCCATCGGCTGGGTGTATTGCGGCTGGCGCCGGACGGCAAGGAACTGCGCGGCTGGCAGTCGGCGTTGGGGCGGCCCACGTCAGGCGTGCCGACCGTGTGCGCCTTTCTCACCGACAGCCGGGGACGTTTCTGGTTGGCGACCAAAGGCATGGGGCTGCTGCGCTACGACGCCGCGCAAGACCGCTTTTACGCGCTGACCGAACGGCAGGGGCTGCCGCACGACAACGTTTACGCCGTCCTTGAAGACAAGCGTGGGCGACTGTGGATCAGCACCGACAACGGTCTGGCCCGCTACGAGCCTGACACGGGCAAGATTCGGCACTACCGCGCGGAAGAAGGGCTTCAGGGCAGAGAGTTCAACCGCCGGGCGTATCTCAAGACGCGCGCCGGAATCATGGTTTTCGGCGGGACGCAGGGACTGACCGCTTTTCCGCCTGACGAATTGGAGGACAACCCCCACCCGCCGCCAGTCGCCGCGTTGGTCAAAGCCACCGGCAAAACCTTTCTGGCAACGCCGGACAATGCCGCCGTGACGCTCAACTATGAGGACGGCGGCGTGACGCTCCTTTTGGCGGCGCTGGATTTCAACGCGCCGGACGCCAACCAGTTCGCCTATCGCATCGTGGGCCGCGACCGCGACTGGCGGCCGCTCGGAACCCGAGATGAGATCACCTTAGCCGACTTATCACCGGGCAGTTGGATTATTGCCGTCAAAGCCGCCAACAATGACGGTCTGTGGAACGAGAATGGTCTCCAGCTCAAGCTTTTCATTCGTCCGCCGTGGTGGCGCTCGTGGTGGGCGTACGCCGTCTATGCGCTGCTCGCCGTCGGCGCGCTGGGCGGGCTGTATCAGGCTCGTCTGTACCGCGCGCGGCTGCTGACGAAGACGCGCGTCGCGCAGGCGAAGCTGGCCGCCAAGAACCGCGCCGTCCGCAAGCGGGCGAAAGTGTCGCGGCTGCTGGCTGCTAAAAACCTCGAATTGGCGGAAGCCAACGACCGGCTGCGCGAACTTGACGCCGTCAAGCAGCGGTTTACAGCCATGCTCGTCCACGACCTCAAAGCGCCGCTGGCTTCGGTGCGCATGCTACTGGACTTACTGGAAACGCTCATTGTGGACAAGATTGATGCGGAAATCCGGGAAATCATGCACAACACGGCGCTGAGCGCCGACCGGACGCTCCAACTCATCAATGAGATGCTCGAAGTGATGCGCGCCGAAACGACGACGCTCCAGCTCAACATACAGCCCGTGTCGCCGAAGGTCTTCCTGGAAGCGGCGCTGGCGACGGCGCGCCCGTTGGCGGCGGCAAAAGGACAAACCTTGACGGGTCTGATTCCCGACGACCTGCCGACGATGTCAGCCGACGCCGGCAAACTGGAGCGCGCCGTGACAAACCTGCTTTCCAACGCGGTGAAGTTTACGCCGGAAGGCGGGGAAATTACGCTGGAGGTGTCGGTCGTCGCCGGGAAGGGCGTCGAACGGGGGCGTGAACTGCTGCTGATTCAGGTGATTGACACCGGTCCCGGCATTCCTGAAAAGGACGTACCGTACATCTTCGACCCGTACCGACAGGCGACCGCGCAGCGCGCGGTGGGCGTCGGGCTGGGGTTGGCGATTGTTCGCAACATTGTCGCGGCGCATGGCGGCAATGTAAACGTACGGAGTCAGGTCGGCGTTGGGACGAACTTCATCATTACGTTGCCGACCGGCCGGCGCATCGAGCGGATGACTGTGGGCGGTGATGAGTCCGCATCCGGGCAGCCTGGCCGCCGCCGCTGCTCCGTAGCGAGTGTGCTTCCACCAAACGCAAGTTCTGTATAGCACACGCTTTCAGATGCCTTGGGCAGGCCGATCACGCCAAACCACATCAACGCAACATTAGCGATGTGGGGAGTGCGCAATGGAATACCGCCGACTTGGACAAACCGACATGCACGTAAGCGCGCTGGGGTTCGGCGGCGCGGAAATCGGCTTTACGCCCGGCGTCACCCAAGGGCAGGTCACAGCGCTCATCGGCGCGGCCATTGACGCCGGCCTCAATGTTATTGATACAGCCGCAGCCTACCAGTCCAGTGAAGCCATGCTTGGCGTAGCCCTCGCCGGACGGAGGCAAAACGTCTTCCTGTTTACAAAGTGCGGCGCGACGGATGGCTTCACGCGCTACGACTGGTCGGAAGCAGGCGTGCTGGAACACATCGCGGAAAGCCTGCGCCGCCTGCGAACCGATTACCTCGATCTGGTCCAACTGCACTCCTGCGACGCGGAAACTCTCCGGCGAGGCGAGTGCATCACCGGACTGCAACGGGCGCGGGAACGCGGCATGACGCGCTACATTGGCTACAGCGGCGACGGTGAGGCGGCGAAATTCGCGGTTGAACTCGGCGTCTTCGACACACTGCAAACCTCGATCAACATTGCCGATCAGGAGGCGATTGATCTGACACTGCCCCTGGCGCGGGCGCGCAACATGGGCGTTATCGCCAAGCGTCCCATCGCCAATGCCGCATGGCGTACGGGACGGCGGCCAGACAATCCCTACCACCACACCTACTGGGAGCGCCTCCAAAAACTCAACTACGATTTCCTCAAATGGGACGTGGACGCCGCCGTTGGCTACGCGCTGCGCTTTACCCTCTCGCAGCCCGGCGTACACACGGCGATTGTCGGAACGACGCAGGCCGGCCGCTGGGAAGCCAATGCGCGCCACGTCGCCGCCGGCCCGTTGCCGGAAAGCGACATCGCGGCGATTCGCGCCCGCTGGCGGGAAGTCGCCGACGCGACGTGGGTCGGACAAATCTGACGTCCGGCGCGGCGGCCGTTCGGTCGCCGCTCACGTCTCGCCCAACAGGCGCAGCAGGTTCTCGCGGGTCAGCAGAGGGCGTACAACCCGCGACGCAGTTGGTAGAGGCGGCCGGCCGTCGTCCAGCGCGAGAGTTGACGCCGCACGTCGTTCGGGTCAACCGCGCCGGCTAGGAGCAATCCGGTCTCGAAGACCGGCTCGTTGCCGACCAGTCGGAGGAGTTCTGCAAATTCCATGGCTGGATTTTGCCGCGCATGGCAAGTTCCTGCGATGAAAACTTGCCACGTTTTCCGCCCAATGTAGCGCCCTCTGACGAGACCTCCGATGAGCGAGCGCCGTCATGCTTGCGCGGGAACGGCGCTAACGCGCCAAGACGCGCACCAAGATGCCCAAACGGTCGGCCAGCGTCCGCGCCGCCGTCCCAAAACCGAAACGCAACGTATCCACTAGCCGATCAAACGGCGAGGCGGTTCCGGCAGGCGGGCCGTCCAGCACAAACGCCGCAAACGCCGCCGCAAGGCCGTCGCCGCCGTCGGCGACGACATTCCAACCGGGACGAAAATTCGACGCCACGCCCTCCAGCATCTGCACCAGCCGAAAGGCGTAGAGCAAATCGGGCGGAATGACGAATTTGAGGTTCGAGTGTCGCCGGAGGAGGTCTTCCAGCGCCGCAACGCGCTCACGGGTGTTGTTGTTGAAGGCGACGCTCAGCCGCGCAAACGCCGCCACAAACCGCTCCGCTTCAGCGCGGGGCGACTCCGGCGACAGCATGCCCGATGCGTAAAGACAATCCACCACCCGCCCCATGTCGCCGCTGAGCGCCGCCCGCGCCGCATCGTAGAGCGTTCGGCGCGTCGCCTCCGACAGTTCGCGCACCAACCCGAAGTCAAGCAGCACCAGCGTACCGTCAGGCTGGACGAGAAAATTCCCCGGATGCGGATCGGCGTGGTAGTAGCCGTCCAGCAGCATCATCCGGGCGTACAACTCCACCAAGCGGTTGAGCAGCGCGTCGGTGTCCACGCCCCATGCGCGCAACCGGGCGACATCGGCGATGCGCGCGCCGGGGCAGAACTCCAGCGTCAGGACGTTCGGCGTGCAACGCGCCGGAACGGTGTACGGCACGTAAACGCCCGGCATGCCCGCCAGTTGCTCGCGCAGGCGTTCGGCGTGCTCGCGTTCGGCGGCGAAGTCGGCTTCCTCGAAAAAGCCCGACTCGATGGCGTCCAGAATGTCGTCAATCAGCTTCCACTGGCGGCGCGGGTCAATCCGGCGACCCAGATACGCCCACCAGCGCAGCAGACGCAGATCAAGCGCCAAACGCTCGCGCGTGTCGGGACGCAGAAACTTCACCACCACGTCCCGTCCGGCGTAGCGCGCGCGATGCACCTGCCCGATGCTCGCCGTCGCCAGTGGCG
This genomic stretch from Chloracidobacterium sp. harbors:
- a CDS encoding ATP-binding protein, with the translated sequence MLALLRSLLCFLALWPALALPAFAQAATWSNALRFQRFERNQELSNLAVRCIVQDKHGFLWIGTEDGLNRYDGRRIFSYRHNPDDPHSLPSNMVIGLCAARDGALWILPSSGELCRYDPTTDRFIRASLPKLESKRRRYTSALYEDAQGNLWIGGDGYLIRYRLKSEQAKLFPLPNVERPGLPPLTYQYVQSLTASPDGRVWLTFADRLWRFDQQTERFVQLLSDEDRQQYAVAYHPNGRLYISTGKVGSDDWGLTEYDAQDERVITFHRFNLPPGGSRYVSNLTADGDFLWAGVVGYGVVRFDVRSNACQLAPYAPTNLRSPVGDLPLVVYRDRSGVIWVGDGRFGLSKLTPYAAYFKTYRTDPERPNTLSDGYIRGMCEDKEGDWWVGTYGGLNHLSRTQRTIRAYQHRPGDAQSLAHDKVWAVLEDRAGQLWVGTDAGLQTFDRRTERFRPFPMPPNENSRPQAIRVIYEDRDGALLVGSESGLFTISPDRRSVKPTLEGVALPSPFDKEALAVEALERTPDGALWIGHRLGVLRLAPDGKELRGWQSALGRPTSGVPTVCAFLTDSRGRFWLATKGMGLLRYDAAQDRFYALTERQGLPHDNVYAVLEDKRGRLWISTDNGLARYEPDTGKIRHYRAEEGLQGREFNRRAYLKTRAGIMVFGGTQGLTAFPPDELEDNPHPPPVAALVKATGKTFLATPDNAAVTLNYEDGGVTLLLAALDFNAPDANQFAYRIVGRDRDWRPLGTRDEITLADLSPGSWIIAVKAANNDGLWNENGLQLKLFIRPPWWRSWWAYAVYALLAVGALGGLYQARLYRARLLTKTRVAQAKLAAKNRAVRKRAKVSRLLAAKNLELAEANDRLRELDAVKQRFTAMLVHDLKAPLASVRMLLDLLETLIVDKIDAEIREIMHNTALSADRTLQLINEMLEVMRAETTTLQLNIQPVSPKVFLEAALATARPLAAAKGQTLTGLIPDDLPTMSADAGKLERAVTNLLSNAVKFTPEGGEITLEVSVVAGKGVERGRELLLIQVIDTGPGIPEKDVPYIFDPYRQATAQRAVGVGLGLAIVRNIVAAHGGNVNVRSQVGVGTNFIITLPTGRRIERMTVGGDESASGQPGRRRCSVASVLPPNASSV
- a CDS encoding aldo/keto reductase codes for the protein MEYRRLGQTDMHVSALGFGGAEIGFTPGVTQGQVTALIGAAIDAGLNVIDTAAAYQSSEAMLGVALAGRRQNVFLFTKCGATDGFTRYDWSEAGVLEHIAESLRRLRTDYLDLVQLHSCDAETLRRGECITGLQRARERGMTRYIGYSGDGEAAKFAVELGVFDTLQTSINIADQEAIDLTLPLARARNMGVIAKRPIANAAWRTGRRPDNPYHHTYWERLQKLNYDFLKWDVDAAVGYALRFTLSQPGVHTAIVGTTQAGRWEANARHVAAGPLPESDIAAIRARWREVADATWVGQI
- a CDS encoding AarF/UbiB family protein; amino-acid sequence: MTPVQPARPFALLRRTCVILTMLTPVLWLVARRLVWATLRPASPHLDALDARAARRLREACERLGVIFVKLGQLLGVRADFLPPPYVAELSRLQDDVTPVDFRYVRAALEREFGMPLALAFDAFDETPLATASIGQVHRARYAGRDVVVKFLRPDTRERLALDLRLLRWWAYLGRRIDPRRQWKLIDDILDAIESGFFEEADFAAEREHAERLREQLAGMPGVYVPYTVPARCTPNVLTLEFCPGARIADVARLRAWGVDTDALLNRLVELYARMMLLDGYYHADPHPGNFLVQPDGTLVLLDFGLVRELSEATRRTLYDAARAALSGDMGRVVDCLYASGMLSPESPRAEAERFVAAFARLSVAFNNNTRERVAALEDLLRRHSNLKFVIPPDLLYAFRLVQMLEGVASNFRPGWNVVADGGDGLAAAFAAFVLDGPPAGTASPFDRLVDTLRFGFGTAARTLADRLGILVRVLAR